A window of the Podospora bellae-mahoneyi strain CBS 112042 chromosome 6, whole genome shotgun sequence genome harbors these coding sequences:
- a CDS encoding hypothetical protein (EggNog:ENOG503NX6K; MEROPS:MER0192051; COG:C), with protein MSSDTRSIPKGKGSETLNGGFKPQGNMVAVVPPKPEDLQRSYATVVDANANPKGWYGSMVNGIGTLIGTLGAVPCCVCCPNPYKSVGQGHVGLVTKFGKFYKAVDPGLVKVNPLSESLIQVDVKIQIVEVPKQVCMTKDNVSVHLTSVIYYHIVAPHKAAFGITNVRQALIERTQTTLRHVVGARVLQDVIERREELAQSIGEIIEDVAAGWGVQVESMLIKDIIFSNELQESLSMAAQSKRIGESKIIAAKAEVEAAKLMRQAADILSSAPAMQIRYLEAMQAMAKSANSKVIFLPAANQTMPSTQQFENSLTGGSGNKNYNTFDEGSSSTDPGFQQAINARIIENI; from the exons ATGTCCAGCGACACTCGGAGCAtccccaagggcaagggctCAGAGACACTCAATGGCGGTTTCAAGCCTCAGGGCAACATGGTAGCTGTGGTTCCTCCCAAGCCTGAGGATTTGCAGAGAAGCTATGCCACGGTCGTCGACGCAAATGCTAACCCCAAGGGCTGGTATGGCAGCATGG TTAACGGCATCGGTACTCTCATCGGCACCCTCGGTGCAGTCCCATGCTGCGTCTGCTGTCCCAACCCATACAAATCCGTCGGCCAAGGCCACGTCGGTCTCGTCACCAAGTTCGGCAAGTTCTACAAGGCTGTCGACCCCGGTCTCGTCAAAGTCAACCCCTTGTCCGAGAGCCTCATCCAAGTCGACGTCAAGATCCAGATCGTCGAAGTCCCAAAGCAAGTCTGCATGACCAAAGACAACGTCAGTGTCCACCTCACCTCGGTCATCTACTACCACATCGTAGCCCCCCACAAGGCCGCCTTCGGCATCACCAACGTCCGCCAAGCCCTCATCGAGCgcacccaaaccaccctccGCCACGTCGTCGGCGCCCGCGTCCTTCAAGACGTCATCGAGCGCCGCGAGGAACTTGCCCAGTCCATCGGGGAAATCATCGAAGACGTCGCCGCCGGCTGGGGTGTCCAGGTGGAGAGCATGCTCATCAAGgacatcatcttcagcaACGAACTCCAGGAATCTCTTTCCATGGCCGCCCAGTCCAAAAGGATCGGTGAAAGCAAGATCATTGCCGCCAAGGCAGAGGTCGAGGCTGCCAAGCTGATGAGGCAGGCGGCTGATATCTTGTCTTCTGCCCCTGCCATGCAGATTCGCTACCTGGAGGCGATGCAGGCTATGGCCAAGAGTGCGAACAGCAAGGTTATTTTCTTGCCTGCTGCTAATCAGACTATGCCGAGCACCCAACAATTCGAGAATTCGCTGACTGGGGGGTCGGGAAACAAGAACTACAACACTTTTGACGaggggagcagcagcactgaTCCCGGCTTTCAGCAGGCGATTAATGCCCGGATTATTGAGAATATCTGA
- the MCH1 gene encoding putative monocarboxylate transporter mch1 (EggNog:ENOG503PFI3; COG:S) yields the protein MSSTTTPLLHRIPSTSTLGPASSDTTSLRSLPSSRYRRRPRPTATRRALLLSFLSSLLSSLSAGSITIFSLYAPTFQSTLHYSQYRINGLASAASIAMYMPVSLLGYYCDRVGPAPLSLLSAVFFGLGYAGAALFFYWGQQGDPEGVYWGLVGSFVGIGVGTCSMYLSAVATCAKNFGRGRHRGLALAVPIAAFGLSGMWLSQVGDRLFSLDTPGDLGGKKVDVVRFFGFLAILLVIVGVVGAVGLRIVDEQELIEEAVEELERSGILDGSRMLGNGVTREGYGGVDVDEEREEEDMIGAGILDPRKDQEEDKKIKTWVLNAETRRFLTDHTMWLFAFGFFFMIGPGEAFINNMGTVIKTLYDPELRVAGGGAGEHETSAATHVSIVGITSTIVRLLTGTLTDLLAPSPQAGHVQIASSTELERKRFSVSRVVFLLCFAVMLSLGLAGLAAGWVQDHGERFWVISGLVGAGYGAVFSLTPIIITVIWGVENFATNWGIVAMFPALGATMWGLVYSAVYQEGARRQSVVGGEDGGDNLCYGVECYASAFWAMAGSVWVACGLVLWAWKGRGGWSQRGVVV from the coding sequence atgtcctcaaccaccacccccctcctccaccgcatcccctccacctccaccctcggccccgccagctccgacaccacctccctccgctccctccCGTCCTCCCGCTACCGCCGCCGTCCCAGACCAACTGCCACCCGccgcgccctcctcctctccttcctctcctccctcctctcttccctctcaGCCGGCTCGATCacaatcttctccctctACGCCCCCACCTTCCAATCAACCCTCCACTACTCCCAATACCGCATCAACGGCCTTGCCTCGGCCGCCTCCATCGCAATGTACATGCCCGTCTCCCTCCTGGGCTACTACTGCGACCGTGTCggccccgcccccctctccctcctctccgcagTCTTCTTCGGCCTCGGTTACGCAGGCGCGGCGCTGTTCTTTTACTGGGGACAACAGGGGGATCCGGAGGGGGTGTACTGGGGCTTGGTGGGGAGTTTTGTCGGGATAGGGGTTGGCACGTGTAGCATGTACCTCAGTGCTGTGGCGACGTGCGCAAAGaattttgggagggggaggcacagggggttggcgttggcggtGCCGATTGCGGCGTTTGGGTTGAGTGGCATGTGGTTGAGTCAGGTGGGGGATaggcttttttctttggacACACCCggggatttgggagggaaaaaggttgatgttgtcagGTTCTTTGGGTTTTTGGCTATATTGTTGGTGATcgtgggggtggttggggcggtggggttgaggataGTGGATGAGCAGGAGTTGATCGaggaggcagtggaagagCTAGAGAGGAGTGGGATCTTGGATGGGAGTCGGATGTTGGGGAATGGGGTTACGAGGGAGGGGTACGGGGgtgtggatgttgatgaggagcgagaagaggaggacatgATTGGGGCCGGGATTTTGGATCCGAGAAAAGATCAGGAAGAGGATAAAAAGATCAAGACTTGGGTGTTGAATGCGGAGACCAGGAGGTTTTTGACGGACCATACCATGTGGTTGTTTGCgtttggcttcttcttcatgatTGGACCGGGGGAGGCGTTTATCAATAATATGGGGACTGTGATCAAGACGTTGTATGATCCGGAATTgagggttgctggtggtggtgctggggagcATGAGACGTCTGCGGCGACCCATGTGAGCATTGTGGGGATCACGAGCACGATTGTCAGGCTGCTGACGGGGACGTTGACTGATTTGCTCGCGCCGAGTCCGCAGGCGGGACATGTCCAGATTGCCTCCAGCACTGAACTTGAGAGAAAAAGATTCTCGGtttcgagggtggtgtttttgctgTGTTTTGCCGTGATGCTTTCTCTGGGGctggcggggttggcggcggggTGGGTGCAAGACCACGGGGAGAGATTCTGGGTGATTTCGGGGCTGGTCGGGGCCGGGTACGGCGCCGTGTTTAGCCTgacacccatcatcatcacggTGATCTGGGGGGTGGAGAACTTTGCGACGAACTGGGGGATTGTGGCCATGTTTCCGGCGCTGGGGGCGACGatgtgggggttggtgtatTCGGCTGTTTACCAggagggggcgaggaggcagtcggttgttgggggagaggatgggggggataATCTGTGTTATGGGGTTGAGTGCTATGCGAGCGCGTTCTGGGCCATGGCGGGGAGTGTCTGGGTTGCGtgtgggttggtgttgtgggcgtggaaggggaggggtgggtggtcgcagaggggggtggtggtttga
- the PPM2 gene encoding tRNA methyltransferase ppm2 (EggNog:ENOG503NTVT; COG:B; COG:O; COG:T), which produces MGKPKKPKSDTKSPAAKAQDDQVMGTNSSSIVSKRSVEKIYYAGEPPFFRYFVSKYQRRAPLINRGYWLRLRVIDVLVRDFLKRPLREGKKRKVVVNLGAGSDVLPWQCWSRYGGDCGGVKFVDVDFFELMERKKGVVMGEGALRGYLRGERVPEGERVVVDGKEVLRKGPVVLDSEGYAMVGVDLRDLKRLEEAMGEVLGGGHWREECEFVFVAEVSITYMEREGADGVIEWAGRVGDAEFVLLEQILPDGTGHPFARTMLGHFDKLNTQLKSVESYPTVGEQRKRFEERGWVEVKVWTLWEAWGDETFLSGEERVRLDEVEEFDEWEEFALFGSHYCVVRARTVGERGAKPVVHSGIEIPVGAVETQVDETTGTRGQRRFAAAMEVSQKGKQSEIVNVLGLGTRNRLQSCDVFTQGEASGLAFGEGGPSSRMCHSLVDIGDSVLLVGGRGSPSSPLKDCWLYEKKSNAWRRTYDLPVPLYRPAVVALGTSGMALLMNGRGKSSTSDGCLLYRHEKGWVECDARGDPFAARYGGVIGVKSSNAGASFSGIYAGGLVDALFTKEVMSWELDISDIRKPFITFTCLQPRTDSNPDASSWLVARFGATCVQHGSEFIILGGVARDHLLGHNDEIVTFSVTGTEYKITRRLISNASPRALYTGHSAVVAADGRIMITGGGATCFSMGTFWNKGVYSLRLPGSGTTGVLPHWTHDKTVDIIPGERSLPIRTKLQNGTSSIAIKTIERVQLKTADDFAKVVRAGRPVVLEGLDLGSCVASWNLKYLAEKVGSDRKVIIHEAATQVMDFNAKNFRYVTAGFGDLAQKIEQGGRLYLRALSQEKPTEKPSVLEDDFPTLGGDFVLPEQLALVRENLFSSVLRLSGPVNMWLHYDVMANVYCQIGGSKRLILFPPSDVEHLSFAPGASSSSIDVFSSLESPELAQTHPHEAVLGPGHVLFLPPLWLHTATPTSDKSIAVNVFFRDLDSNSYATGKDVYGNRDLAAYEKGRQDIGRIANSFQKLPAEAREFYLLRLADELRRKARG; this is translated from the exons ATGGgcaaaccaaaaaaacccAAATCCGACACCAAATCCCCCGCAGCCAAAGCCCAAGATGATCAAGTCATGGGA ACAAACTCGTCTTCCATCGTATCTAAACGCTCGGTGGAAAAGATCTACTACGCCGGTGAACCGCCCTTCTTCCGGTACTTTGTCTCCAAGTATCAGCGGCGCGCTCCGTTGATTAACAGGGGGTATTGGTTACGACTACGAGTGATCGATGTCTTGGTGCGGGACTTCTTAAAGAGACcgctgagggaggggaagaagagaaaggtgGTTGTTAATTTGGGGGCGGGGAGCGATGTCTTGCCTTGGCAGTGTTGGAGTCGGTATGGGGGTGATTGTGGGGGGGTCAAGTTTGTGGATGTTGATTTCTTTGAGTTGATGGAACGGAAGAAGGGGGTcgtgatgggggagggggcctTGAGGGGTTAtttgaggggggaaagggtgcctgaaggggagagggtggtggtggatgggaaggaggtgcTGAGAAAGGgaccggtggtgttggataGTGAGGGGTATGcgatggtgggggttgatctACGGGATTTGAAAAGGTTGGAAGAGGCTATGGGGGAGGTGCTTGGGGGGGGGCactggagggaggagtgtgagtttgtttttgttgccGAGGTTAGTATTACTTAtatggagagggagggggcggatgGGGTCATAGAGTGGGCGGGTAGGGTGGGGGATGCGGAGTTTGTGTTGCTGGAGCAGATTCTCCCGGATGGGACGGGGCACCCTTTTGCGAGGACGATGTTGGGGCATTTTGACAAGTTGAATACGCAGTTGAAGTCGGTGGAGAGTTATCCTACGGTTGGGGAGCAACGCAAAAGgtttgaggagagggggtgggtggaggtgaaggtCTGGACTTTGTGGGAGGCTTGGGGGGACGAGACGTTTTTGtccggggaggagagggtgaggttggatgaggtggaggagtttgatgagtgggaggagtttgcGCTTTTCGGAAGTCATTACTGTGTtgtgagggcgaggacggtgggggagaggggagctAAGCCGGTCGTGCATTCTGGTATTGAGATTCCGGTGGGAGCGGTAGAGACGCAGGTTGATGAGACGACGGGCACTCGAGGACAAAGGAGGTTTGCTGCCGCGATGGAAGTTTCTCAAAAGGGGAAGCAATCGGAGATTGTGAACGTTCTGGGACTGGGGACCAGGAACAGACTGCAATCCTGCGACGTTTTTACTCAGGGCGAGGCAAGCGGACTCGCatttggagaaggagggccTTCAAGCAGGATGTGTCACTCCCTGGTGGATATCGGAGACTCTGTTTTGCTTGTTGGAGGCCGCGGCTCACCATCAAGCCCCCTCAAAGACTGCTGGCTGTACGAGAAGAAGTCGAATGCCTGGAGGCGGACATACGATCTCCCCGTACCGCTCTATCGGCCAGCCGTTGTCGCTCTCGGAACCTCAGGAATGGCTTTGCTCATGAATGGTAGAGGAAAAAGCTCGACATCTGACGGGTGTTTGCTGTATCGGCACGAAAAGGGGTGGGTTGAGTGTGATGCAAGAGGCGACCCCTTCGCGGCAAGATATGGAGGTGTCATCGGTGTCAAGAGCAGCAATGCGGGTGCCAGTTTCAGCGGTATCTACGCCGGTGGCCTGGTGGATGCGCTCTTCACAAAAGAGGTGATGTCTTGGGAGCTAGATATCTCAGACATCAGGAAGCCTTTCATCACATTCACCTGTTTACAACCTCGGACGGATTCAAACCCAGATGCTTCCAGCTGGCTGGTAGCAAGGTTCGGAGCAACCTGTGTTCAACACGGCAGCGAGTTTATCATTTTGGGCGGAGTGGCTCGAGACCATCTCTTGGGCCACAACGACGAGATCGTAACTTTCTCAGTGACAGGCACAGAGTACAAGATTACTCGCCGCTTGATATCCAATGCGTCGCCTCGTGCCCTCTACACTGGGCACTCAGCCGTGGTAGCAGCTGACGGCAGAATAATGATTACCGGGGGCGGTGCTACGTGCTTCTCCATGGGTACCTTCTGGAATAAGGGCGTGTATTCTCTGCGCTTACCAGGCTCTGGCACAACTGGGGTTCTCCCTCACTGGACTCACGACAAGACCGTCGACATCATCCCAGGAGAGCGGAGTCTTCCCATCCGAACCAAGCTCCAAAACGGAACCTCAAGCATAGCCATCAAGACCATTGAGCGTGTTCAACTCAAGACAGCAGATGACTTCGCCAAGGTTGTCCGGGCAGGCCGTCCGGTGGTGCTGGAAGGCTTGGATCTGGGCAGTTGTGTCGCCTCTTGGAACTTGAAGTACTTGGCGGAAAAGGTTGGCAGCGACCGCAAG GTTATCATCCACGAAGCCGCCACTCAAGTAATGGATTTCAATGCCAAGAACTTCCGATACGTAACAGCTGGATTCGGAGACTTGGCACAGAAGATTGAGCAAGGCGGCAGGCTGTATCTGCGGGCACTTTCACAGGAGAAGCCCACAGAGAAGCCGTCGGTGCTTGAGGATGACTTTCCGACTTTGGGCGGTGACTTTGTGTTGCCGGAGCAGCTGGCTTTGGTGCGGGAGAATTTGTTTAGCTCGGTGTTGAGGCTGTCTGGGCCAGTGAATATGTGGCTACATTACGAT GTTATGGCAAATGTATACTGCCAAATAGGGGGTTCCAAAAGACTCATTCTCTTCCCACCCTCAGACGTTGAGCACTTGTCGTTTGCACCCGGTGCTTCCAGCTCTAGCATCGACGTATTTTCGTCTCTTGAGTCGCCGGAGTTAGCACAGACACACCCTCACGAGGCTGTACTGGGCCCTGGCCATGTCCTCTTCCTGCCCCCGTTGTGGTTGCACACAGCTACACCAACCTCGGACAAGAGCATCGCGGTCAATGTGTTTTTCAGAGATCTTGACAGCAACTCATATGCTACCGGTAAAGATGTGTATGGGAACCGTGATCTGGCGGCATATGAAAAGGGCAGGCAAGACATCGGTCGCATCGCGAATAGCTTTCAAAAGCTGCCGGCCGAGGCGAGAGAGTTTTATCTCTTGAGGTTGGCTGATGAGCTGAGGCGGAAGGCAAGGGGTTGA